AGGAAGGTGAAGGTGCTTGCGTGGTACGACAACGAGTGGGGCTACTCCACACGTGTCGTCGAACTTGCTGAAAAGATCGTTTCGGAAATATAAATGTTTTTTTAAAGAAGAAACTTCTGTTTCTTCTTTTTTTATTCCTGATATATTATAATGGTATACTAATCCCTGGAAGTGAGGTGGTCATATGAGATGTCCAAACTGCCAGCATACGAGTTCCAGAGTGGTCGATTCCAGGCATACGGATGAGCTGTCCGCCATCCGCAGACGCAGGGAATGTGAGGAGTGCGGTTTCAGGTTCACCACTTTTGAACGCATGGAACTGTCTCCACTCGTCGTAGTAAAAAAAGATGGCAACCGAGAAGTCTTCAGTCGGGACAAGCTCATGGACGGACTGCTTAGAGCATGTGAGAAGCGTCCGATCCCATACGAAGCATTGGAAAAAACGACTGCACGCATAGAATCTGCGCTCAGAAACCTGAACAAGCCAGAGATATCAAGCAATGAAATTGGTGAATTTGTGATGAAGGAATTGATTACACTGGACCAGGTGGCCTATGTCAGGTTCGCTTCGGTCTATAAGGAATTCAAGGATATCGACCAGTTGATGGATACACTGAAGCACCTCGCCAAAGGCAGGGATGATGATGAACTTCAATGAACGTCTGAAACCGAATACCGAGTTCATGATCTATAACCCCTCCGATTTTGAAAAGTCCCACCTGAATGTGCTGAATGAACTCTATCTCCCCCTCATCCATCAGGATGCTGCGATGGCATACATCTATCTGCAGGAGTCCTCCCTGCATCACGGGACGCTCGAGATCAGGTTCCATAAGGAGATCATGGATGAACTGAACATGCCCCTGTCCACATTTTCTGCGCTTCTGGAGAAATTGGAGGGCATCGGCCTCATAAGGACCTTCGTCTCCAATGAGGAGCACGATGACCTGTTCATCTATGAACTGCTACTTCCGCTTACCCCGGAAGACTTCTTCAAGGATCCCATGCTGAGCCTTTACCTGTACAGTCATATCGGTCCGAATGCATACAAGAAGAAGAAGGAGCGGCTGACATATCCGATGAAGCCGAAGAACATCACCGAGGTGACGCGGAAGTTCACTGAAGTGTTCCAGGCAGGGAGCGGCGAAGGATTCACCGTACCCGATGCCTCATTCAAGAGGGAGAATGTCTCCGCCGGGTCGAACCTTGATATCGAAGACTTCGACTTCGATGTACTCTTCACACACTTGAAGGGCACGAAGATCGACAGGTCCTTCTTCACAAGGGAAGTCAGGATGCTGATTGTGAAGTTGAGTGTGCTATTCAACCTGAATGCATATGATGTGAAACAGATCCTGCTGTCATCGACGACACAATATGCCGGCATCGACATGGAGCAGCTGAAATACGAGGCGAGAAGGTACTATCAGAAGGAGAGCCGGGGGAAACTCCCGGCGATATCAAAACCCCAGGTGGCGGAGAGGGAGACGGAGCAGGATTCCTATATCGACCGGCTCGAGTCGATCAGTCCGCTTGATAGGCTGAACGACATCAGGAACAATCAGCCAAGCGACAACGACCTCAAACTTGTGACCGATATCATCGCCAGGACCAGCCTGCCGAACGGGGTGATCAACCTCCTGCTTGAATATGTCTATCAGCAGAAGAACGGGGACCTCGGGTACAATTATACGATGAAGATCGCAAGGGACTGGGAGGACAAGGGAATCCGTTCCGCCAAAGAGGCCTACCAGTCCATAATGGACTACAGGAAACAGATGAATGCAAAGCGCAAAGGACCGAAAGACCGCCAGGGTGAACGCAAGCCATCCTGGATGGACGGCGGCCGGAAGCGGGCTGAAAAGAAAGAAGCGGAGCAGCCTGCGCCCCGGAAGGAAGCTGTCCAGAAGACGGCCAAGGACGATCCTGAGATCCAGAAAATGATAGACGACTTTAGAAAGTCCAGGTGATATGAATGGAACCCATCAACCAGTTCTTGAAGAACTCGAAAAAAATAAAAGATAATAACGACAAACTCTATGACTCCCTGATCCAGCACCCGAGGATCATAGAGCTGATAGAGAACAGTGATTTCGAAATCACCCGTTCGATGATCCGGAACGACCTGCTTCAGCTGAAGCGGTACACCGAACAGTCGCTGGCATGCGAGAAGTGCAGCTCACTTGGTGAATGCATCAACCACCCGCAGGGATATGTCCCATCCATTGATGTCAGAGGCGGAAGGATCCATATCATCTATTCCCCATGTCCGACAAAGATCAAAGATGATGCATTCCGCGAAAAGGAGAAGATGATCGAATCCTACCATGTGCCGAAGGATGTCAAGGATGCGACATTCGAGACGGTGTTCCTCGATCCGGATTCGAACAGGCAGGAGATCATCAAGCGCGCCATCGGGACAAGCAAGAAGATCATCGAAGG
The sequence above is drawn from the Salinicoccus roseus genome and encodes:
- the dnaI gene encoding primosomal protein DnaI: MEPINQFLKNSKKIKDNNDKLYDSLIQHPRIIELIENSDFEITRSMIRNDLLQLKRYTEQSLACEKCSSLGECINHPQGYVPSIDVRGGRIHIIYSPCPTKIKDDAFREKEKMIESYHVPKDVKDATFETVFLDPDSNRQEIIKRAIGTSKKIIEGIDTKGLYIHGSFGIGKSYLLGCIANELKDQSVSSIIVYVPEIIRDLKAGFKDGTTDKKFNTIKNAQVLMLDDLGAEDVTPWVRDEIITGILHHRMVEGLPTFVSSNYSIEELEYRYSRTKENGIEETKARRMTERLRALCEEVQLEGSNYRNN
- a CDS encoding replication initiation and membrane attachment family protein; translated protein: MNFNERLKPNTEFMIYNPSDFEKSHLNVLNELYLPLIHQDAAMAYIYLQESSLHHGTLEIRFHKEIMDELNMPLSTFSALLEKLEGIGLIRTFVSNEEHDDLFIYELLLPLTPEDFFKDPMLSLYLYSHIGPNAYKKKKERLTYPMKPKNITEVTRKFTEVFQAGSGEGFTVPDASFKRENVSAGSNLDIEDFDFDVLFTHLKGTKIDRSFFTREVRMLIVKLSVLFNLNAYDVKQILLSSTTQYAGIDMEQLKYEARRYYQKESRGKLPAISKPQVAERETEQDSYIDRLESISPLDRLNDIRNNQPSDNDLKLVTDIIARTSLPNGVINLLLEYVYQQKNGDLGYNYTMKIARDWEDKGIRSAKEAYQSIMDYRKQMNAKRKGPKDRQGERKPSWMDGGRKRAEKKEAEQPAPRKEAVQKTAKDDPEIQKMIDDFRKSR
- the nrdR gene encoding transcriptional regulator NrdR, whose translation is MRCPNCQHTSSRVVDSRHTDELSAIRRRRECEECGFRFTTFERMELSPLVVVKKDGNREVFSRDKLMDGLLRACEKRPIPYEALEKTTARIESALRNLNKPEISSNEIGEFVMKELITLDQVAYVRFASVYKEFKDIDQLMDTLKHLAKGRDDDELQ